The following is a genomic window from Stenotrophomonas maltophilia.
TGCAGCGCCGGAAAACCGGCGCATTCAGAATGCACATCAAGGCACATCGACGTTAAAGAGAAGGGGGGTACGGCCGATACATCCTCCGTGCACCTCCCGAGAACGTCCATGTACTCACGCATTTTCATCCGTCTGGCCGCCCCTCTGGCCCTGACCCTGCTGCTCCCCTTCGCCATCGGTTTCGAATGGCCGGCCGCCCTGCGCTGGGCGATCCTGACCACGATGACGCTGAGCTGGCTGGGCTTTGCGTGGTGGACCACCCGCGCCCAGGCGCACCGTTCCCCGGAACACACCCGCGTCCTGCGTGAGCAGGATCAGCTGCTGACCGAACTGCGCAACTTCGTCGGCAACGAGATCGACGGCTCGCGTGGTGAAGTAGAACGCGCCCGCGACCTGATCCGCCAGGCCGTCTCCAGCCTCGGCGGCAGCTTCGATGCGATGAACCGCAAGTCGCGCCAGCAGAGCCAGGCCCTGTCGCGCATCGTCGACCGCGCCGGTGATGAGGGCAGCGCCGGCCTGGACGTCGCCCGCTTTGCCCAGCACGCCAGCCACCGCATGGAACAGCTGGTGGAAGCGCTGGAACAGGTCAGCGGCCAGAGCAGCACCACCGTGCAGCACATCGACCAGATGGCACAGCACCTGGATGGCATCTTCGCGCTGCTGGAAGACGTCAAGTCGATCGCTGACCAGACCAATCTGCTGGCGCTGAACGCTGCCA
Proteins encoded in this region:
- a CDS encoding methyl-accepting chemotaxis protein, translating into MYSRIFIRLAAPLALTLLLPFAIGFEWPAALRWAILTTMTLSWLGFAWWTTRAQAHRSPEHTRVLREQDQLLTELRNFVGNEIDGSRGEVERARDLIRQAVSSLGGSFDAMNRKSRQQSQALSRIVDRAGDEGSAGLDVARFAQHASHRMEQLVEALEQVSGQSSTTVQHIDQMAQHLDGIFALLEDVKSIADQTNLLALNAAIEAARAGEAGRGFAVVADEVRNLSERSTTFNEQIRKLAHSSKDAIAKVRETVSHMASRDMDRSREARQEAAAMLDNVAQINASLGDGMREVSECARSIDGSVAEAVRALQFEDIATQALGGVHTHLDRLTAINREAVALQELLHRNGGVFDEEIATALQRTGSRLRELRSEWERPPHKPVAQQSMGAGTVELF